One part of the Polyangiaceae bacterium genome encodes these proteins:
- a CDS encoding patatin-like phospholipase family protein: MRPSIVPVAQEPRIGLVLSGGGMRGAYEVGVVEGIVEALRTPVHRPSPFRVFAGTSVGAINAAYLAANTHRADLDIERLRHTWTSLEIERHLQFDPLGFLSLRAGLRRSSNGGQDQEHFGRSLLDPRPLEAMIAGSIEWESLHDNVDAGRTLALLVAALDVATGKTTIFSEVAPAADFRPSRDPRRRAEVGQIGDEHVLASAAIPLLFPARRIGASYYCDGGLRFNTPISPAIRAGSDRLVVITLSGTREEGLEPPVEINEYPSLFFLAGKVMNALLLDQVVYDLAVLKRFNHLVAVLEQALPAQSFAEVERLLVDSRGAPYRRIETLVFSPSEDLGAIATEHLHRHLDSWRLSRIPRWLLGVARGSQADWAAYLLFDGGFAERLIELGRKDALARSQEIREFFGAACVLAP, encoded by the coding sequence ATGCGTCCCAGCATCGTGCCGGTGGCGCAGGAGCCACGCATTGGTCTGGTGCTGAGCGGCGGTGGGATGCGTGGCGCTTACGAGGTCGGGGTCGTCGAGGGCATTGTCGAGGCGCTGCGTACGCCGGTGCACCGCCCGTCTCCGTTTCGCGTCTTCGCGGGGACCAGCGTTGGCGCGATCAATGCGGCCTATCTCGCTGCCAACACTCACCGCGCGGATCTAGACATCGAGCGCTTGCGCCACACCTGGACCAGCCTGGAGATCGAACGCCATCTGCAGTTCGATCCTCTGGGCTTTCTTTCTTTGCGTGCGGGCCTGCGCCGCAGCAGCAACGGAGGGCAAGACCAGGAGCACTTTGGTCGCTCGCTGCTGGATCCGCGACCGCTCGAGGCGATGATCGCAGGCAGTATCGAGTGGGAGTCGCTCCACGACAACGTCGACGCCGGGCGCACCTTGGCGCTCTTGGTCGCGGCCCTCGATGTCGCCACCGGCAAGACCACTATCTTCTCCGAGGTCGCTCCCGCAGCAGATTTTCGCCCCTCTCGCGACCCGCGTCGCCGTGCGGAAGTAGGCCAGATCGGTGATGAGCACGTGCTGGCATCTGCCGCGATCCCGCTGTTGTTCCCCGCCCGGCGCATCGGCGCCTCCTACTACTGCGATGGTGGCCTGCGCTTCAACACGCCCATCTCACCTGCGATTCGTGCGGGTTCCGACCGGCTAGTAGTGATCACGCTCTCCGGTACCCGTGAAGAGGGCCTGGAACCCCCGGTAGAGATCAACGAATACCCGAGCCTATTTTTCCTTGCGGGAAAAGTGATGAACGCGCTGTTGCTCGATCAGGTCGTGTATGACCTCGCGGTGCTAAAACGCTTCAATCACTTGGTCGCGGTGCTGGAGCAGGCGCTCCCGGCCCAAAGCTTCGCTGAGGTGGAGCGCCTGTTGGTCGACTCCCGAGGCGCGCCCTATCGACGCATCGAAACGTTGGTCTTCAGCCCCTCGGAGGATCTAGGGGCAATCGCTACCGAGCACCTGCACCGCCATTTGGATTCCTGGCGACTGTCGCGCATCCCGCGCTGGCTGCTTGGCGTGGCGCGTGGGTCCCAGGCTGACTGGGCCGCGTACCTGTTGTTCGATGGCGGTTTCGCCGAGCGCTTGATCGAGTTGGGGCGAAAAGACGCTCTGGCTCGCAGCCAGGAGATCCGCGAGTTCTTCGGCGCTGCATGTGTGTTGGCGCCCTGA
- a CDS encoding PD-(D/E)XK nuclease family protein: MPESRHQLWVSHRAESRLARAHEWLNGHGEVAKLLLVGSPLALSRLVHRSLREPRSEPSTQDGRASFGWQRHSLASLAGVLAEADLAAQQQLPATELGLEAAACRVIAELSTEGRLGRFTGVGQRPGLPRALVRTFNDLELGRLSLSELEGPAPDLVRLLMRLEQELKRLSLVTRAQVLALATEALATAPLEYGAVLLIDPKIHHAAEAELLRALGERLPCCVVFPHGDKQTEDWLVDAFGVSPEYLESDAAGTSLDRLQLELFNPRELPLGEIEAEVKILSAPGENRECVEIARQILEFAAQGVAFERVAVLLRSPQNYAPHISEALTRAGIPHHLARGLQRPDPAGRGLLALLACRAEGLSAARFSEYLSLGCARPATTAQGLDTWAAPADEHGLAPSAAPPDAEPTEGELLEAARDQNLDASGTRPAPRRWERLLNEAAVIGGASRWRRRLKGEAERLELASAESEHEAERSRLSRDAKSLRDLAEFALPIIDLLEALPDSARWGDWLEKLRELAAGALETPTRVLQLLSELDPMGAVGPVSIHEVQLVLAARLGQLAGRPGGSPAGKVFVSSVDDARGLSFEAVFVPGLAEKLFPHKVAEDPLLLDAARQHHPQLARNEQRVGVERSMLHLAVGAASRRVVFSYPRVDMERARPRVPSFYALEVVRAASGHLPSFEELAQRARDASHGRMGWPAPERPELAIDDAEYDLALLESCLGSHEAEARKGAAGYLVSANPHLGRALRFRARRWNLKTWRGADGLVDPSPAARDALALHRIEARPYSATALEHFSACPYRFYLSAVLRLSPRETAARAERLDALTRGRLIHEVQQAVAETLRSSGRLPLVPERLQEATELMEASLAQAEARYREQLAPAIDRVWGDGIEEIAGDLRGWLEQLALDHDWQPIHFELAFGIRRSDRDQGSRLEPVKLSCGILLRGAIDSVERARGGGEETLRATDYKTGAPLDVRRTALPENRGQFAIRGGRTLQPLLYAEALERLFPKARVSGGRLAYSTRRGEYRTFFVPLDDYTRQSVQLFSDTLKSLLDGAFLPAAPEPRACEYCDFKHVCGPYEEQRTARKTEPHPLIKQLKRLREEP; the protein is encoded by the coding sequence GTGCCCGAGTCGCGCCATCAACTCTGGGTGTCCCACCGGGCTGAGAGCCGCCTCGCTCGTGCCCACGAGTGGTTGAACGGCCACGGTGAGGTAGCGAAGCTCTTACTGGTTGGCTCGCCGCTGGCGCTGTCGCGACTGGTACATCGGAGCCTGCGGGAACCGCGCTCTGAGCCAAGCACCCAGGACGGCAGGGCAAGCTTTGGCTGGCAGCGCCACAGCTTGGCGAGCCTCGCAGGCGTACTAGCGGAGGCGGACCTCGCAGCCCAGCAGCAGCTCCCCGCAACCGAGCTTGGACTCGAAGCGGCCGCCTGCCGTGTGATCGCGGAGCTGAGCACCGAGGGCCGTCTCGGGCGCTTCACTGGCGTGGGCCAGCGCCCGGGGCTGCCTCGAGCATTGGTTCGCACGTTCAATGACCTCGAACTCGGCAGGCTGAGTCTGAGCGAGCTCGAAGGGCCAGCGCCGGACCTCGTGAGGCTGTTGATGCGCCTCGAACAAGAACTCAAGAGGCTCTCCCTCGTGACCCGCGCTCAGGTGCTCGCCCTCGCGACCGAGGCCCTCGCCACCGCGCCACTCGAGTACGGCGCGGTGTTGCTGATCGATCCGAAGATCCACCACGCTGCGGAGGCCGAGCTGCTGCGTGCCTTGGGGGAGCGGCTCCCCTGCTGCGTTGTATTTCCCCACGGCGATAAGCAAACGGAGGACTGGCTTGTTGACGCGTTCGGGGTGTCCCCCGAGTATCTGGAGAGCGACGCGGCCGGCACGAGCCTCGACCGACTACAGCTCGAGCTCTTCAACCCGAGAGAGCTGCCGCTCGGCGAGATCGAGGCTGAGGTCAAGATCCTGAGCGCCCCTGGGGAGAACCGTGAATGCGTAGAGATCGCTCGGCAGATCCTCGAGTTCGCAGCCCAGGGAGTCGCGTTCGAGCGCGTCGCAGTGCTGCTCCGGAGCCCGCAGAATTACGCGCCACACATCAGCGAAGCGCTCACCCGCGCAGGTATCCCTCATCACCTGGCCCGCGGTCTCCAGCGGCCCGACCCGGCGGGGCGAGGCCTATTGGCCCTCCTCGCTTGCCGCGCGGAAGGGCTTAGCGCAGCGCGCTTCTCCGAGTACCTTTCCCTGGGGTGCGCCAGGCCTGCCACCACAGCCCAAGGCTTGGACACCTGGGCAGCGCCGGCCGACGAACACGGCTTGGCACCGAGCGCAGCGCCCCCTGACGCGGAACCGACCGAAGGTGAGCTGCTCGAAGCGGCCCGGGACCAAAACCTGGACGCCAGTGGGACACGCCCGGCGCCTCGCCGCTGGGAGCGACTGCTCAATGAAGCGGCGGTGATCGGCGGCGCCTCGCGCTGGAGGCGACGGCTCAAGGGTGAGGCAGAGCGACTGGAACTAGCCAGCGCCGAGAGTGAGCACGAAGCCGAACGCTCCCGGCTGTCCCGCGACGCAAAGTCCCTACGTGACTTGGCGGAGTTCGCGCTCCCGATCATCGATCTGTTGGAGGCGCTGCCTGACAGCGCCCGCTGGGGCGACTGGCTGGAGAAGCTACGTGAGCTGGCTGCGGGCGCGCTGGAAACCCCGACGCGCGTGCTGCAGCTGTTGTCTGAGCTGGATCCAATGGGCGCAGTTGGCCCGGTCTCGATTCATGAGGTTCAACTCGTGCTCGCCGCGCGCCTCGGTCAACTCGCGGGGCGCCCGGGCGGCTCGCCGGCGGGTAAGGTCTTCGTCTCGAGCGTCGACGATGCGCGCGGTTTGAGCTTTGAAGCGGTCTTCGTTCCCGGTCTAGCGGAGAAGCTCTTTCCGCACAAAGTCGCCGAGGATCCGCTCCTGCTCGATGCCGCGCGGCAACATCATCCCCAGCTAGCTAGAAACGAGCAGCGCGTCGGGGTCGAGCGCTCCATGTTGCACCTCGCCGTCGGCGCAGCGAGCCGCCGGGTCGTGTTCAGCTATCCTCGCGTGGACATGGAGCGCGCCCGCCCGCGGGTACCGTCGTTCTACGCACTGGAGGTCGTGCGTGCCGCTAGCGGTCACCTGCCTAGCTTTGAAGAGCTCGCCCAGCGCGCCCGGGACGCGTCTCACGGTCGCATGGGTTGGCCTGCCCCAGAGCGCCCGGAGCTGGCGATCGATGACGCGGAGTACGACCTCGCGCTGCTCGAGAGCTGTCTCGGCTCTCACGAGGCGGAAGCGCGCAAGGGTGCCGCGGGCTACTTGGTGAGCGCGAACCCTCACCTGGGACGCGCGCTGCGTTTCCGCGCGAGACGCTGGAACCTCAAGACCTGGCGCGGCGCGGACGGTCTGGTGGATCCGAGCCCGGCGGCGCGCGACGCGCTGGCGCTTCATCGAATCGAAGCACGTCCGTATTCTGCCACGGCGCTCGAGCACTTCTCGGCTTGCCCCTACCGCTTCTACTTGTCGGCGGTACTCCGCCTCTCGCCGCGGGAGACGGCAGCGCGAGCAGAGCGCCTTGATGCGTTGACTCGGGGCCGCCTGATCCACGAGGTACAGCAAGCGGTCGCCGAGACGTTGCGTTCGAGCGGACGCCTACCGCTGGTCCCCGAAAGGCTTCAAGAGGCGACGGAGCTGATGGAGGCCTCGCTCGCTCAAGCGGAGGCGCGCTACCGCGAGCAGCTCGCTCCCGCCATCGATCGAGTATGGGGCGACGGCATCGAAGAGATAGCGGGCGACTTGCGGGGCTGGCTAGAGCAGCTCGCCCTGGACCACGACTGGCAACCCATCCACTTCGAGTTGGCGTTCGGTATTCGCCGCTCCGATCGCGATCAAGGCAGCCGCCTCGAACCTGTCAAATTGAGCTGTGGGATCCTGCTTCGAGGCGCCATCGACAGCGTCGAGCGAGCTCGCGGGGGGGGAGAGGAAACGCTGCGCGCGACGGACTACAAGACGGGGGCCCCGTTGGACGTGCGCCGCACCGCGCTCCCGGAGAACCGCGGGCAGTTCGCGATCCGCGGCGGGCGGACGCTGCAGCCACTCCTCTACGCCGAAGCCCTCGAGCGACTGTTCCCGAAGGCACGAGTCTCCGGAGGACGCCTCGCGTACTCCACCCGACGCGGTGAGTACCGGACCTTCTTTGTCCCCTTGGACGACTACACCCGGCAGTCCGTCCAGCTGTTCAGTGACACGCTGAAGAGCCTGCTAGACGGCGCGTTTCTGCCCGCCGCACCCGAGCCTAGAGCCTGCGAATACTGTGACTTCAAGCATGTGTGTGGCCCCTACGAAGAGCAGCGGACCGCGCGCAAGACGGAACCGCATCCGCTGATCAAACAGCTGAAGCGTCTGCGGGAGGAGCCATGA
- a CDS encoding saccharopine dehydrogenase family protein, translated as MSKVLIVGAGGVGKVVVHKCAQVPEVFSEIVLASRTLSRCEAIAAEVKELTGRDIEVRALDADNPENTIKLLDEVKPDLLLNVALPYQDLALMDACLARKVDYLDTANYEPPDVAKFEYKWQWAYQDRFKEAGIMALLGSGFDPGVTNIFCAYAQKKLFDEIDTIDILDCNGGDHGHAFATNFNPEINIREITQNGRYWEAGEWKEIAPLSIHQDFDFPGVGVRRAYVLYHEELESLCQNIKGLKRIRFWMTFGEKYITHLNVLQNVGMTSIEPIDFQGQKIVPIQFLKALLPDPASLAKNYTGKTSIGCLIEGKKDGKPKRVFIYNICDHAECYREVRSQAISYTTGVPAMVGAMMMLTKKWQGQGVFNMEQLDPEPFLEALGKHGLPWHVEER; from the coding sequence ATGAGCAAGGTTCTGATCGTCGGCGCAGGCGGTGTCGGCAAGGTGGTGGTGCACAAGTGTGCTCAGGTCCCCGAGGTCTTCAGCGAGATCGTGCTGGCTAGCCGCACTCTCTCGCGCTGCGAGGCGATTGCCGCCGAGGTGAAGGAACTCACGGGGCGCGACATCGAGGTGCGCGCGCTGGATGCCGACAACCCGGAGAACACCATCAAGCTGCTCGACGAGGTCAAGCCGGATCTGCTGCTCAACGTCGCCCTGCCGTATCAGGACCTCGCGCTGATGGACGCCTGCCTCGCGCGGAAGGTCGACTACCTCGACACAGCGAACTACGAGCCGCCGGATGTCGCCAAGTTCGAATACAAGTGGCAGTGGGCGTACCAGGATCGCTTCAAAGAGGCGGGCATCATGGCCCTGCTCGGGAGCGGTTTCGATCCGGGGGTGACGAACATCTTCTGCGCTTATGCGCAAAAGAAGCTGTTCGACGAGATCGACACCATCGACATCCTCGACTGCAATGGTGGAGACCATGGTCACGCCTTCGCGACCAACTTCAACCCCGAGATCAACATCCGCGAGATCACCCAGAACGGCCGTTACTGGGAGGCGGGTGAGTGGAAAGAGATCGCGCCTCTGAGTATCCACCAGGATTTCGATTTCCCGGGGGTGGGGGTGAGGCGCGCCTATGTGCTTTACCACGAGGAATTAGAGTCGCTGTGCCAGAACATCAAGGGTCTGAAACGGATCCGCTTCTGGATGACCTTCGGCGAGAAGTACATCACGCACCTCAACGTGCTGCAGAACGTCGGCATGACCAGCATCGAACCCATCGATTTCCAGGGACAGAAGATCGTACCCATCCAGTTCCTGAAGGCGCTGCTACCTGACCCGGCGTCGCTCGCGAAGAACTACACGGGCAAGACCAGCATTGGCTGCTTGATCGAGGGCAAGAAGGACGGCAAGCCCAAGCGCGTCTTCATCTACAACATCTGCGATCACGCGGAGTGTTACCGCGAGGTACGCTCTCAAGCCATCAGCTACACCACCGGCGTACCTGCCATGGTTGGTGCGATGATGATGCTCACCAAGAAGTGGCAGGGCCAAGGCGTGTTCAACATGGAGCAGCTGGATCCCGAGCCCTTCCTCGAGGCGCTGGGCAAGCACGGGCTGCCGTGGCACGTCGAGGAGCGCTGA
- a CDS encoding UvrD-helicase domain-containing protein → MNELADAEARRRIREDLKSSFVVEAAAGTGKTTQLVERITTLVESGTTQLSHIVALTFTEKAAGEMKLRLRAELERRRQQTQKNSIQRTNLNHALEQLETAHIATIHAFCADLLRERPIEADVDPDFQVIDAEATQEHLEQVFSLWFEQNLESPPEGLRRMLRRKPLRHGESPRELILWAAATLIDHRDFPGVWQAPPDFSREPALLEMLARLRDLASIADVAYEPNAYLVQGLSELGRRIERVAPRGSQDVDFDALEALFSELPRARFRTGKRAWWEYAGSPRDVAPDLSIQELRERRAQLVQELKALNRLLDADLAAKLQHALEPVVLGYVQRLNSAGVLDFLDLLRSVRDLLVRNDEVRRELSSRFTHLFVDEFQDTDPLQAEILLLLAADDLAEVRPSHIRPKAGKLFVVGDPKQAIYRFRRADIMLYERVKEQLLGSGAELLHLSTSFRSRPAIQSLVNHCFSERMTGGETQASYVALQNFRTESTDQPSVVVLPIPAPYPHWTATPRVTLGQLEASLPDAVGAYVDWLVTQSGWMVDAPGGARPIAARDVCCLFRRFVNFGEDVTRPYVRALEARRLPHVLVGGRSFHGREEVMALRTALQAIEWPDDELMVYATLRGAFFALSDSELLEFKAFIGSLAGDQQRLGRLHPLRRTPRERLPESIQAVADSLDILGSLHVSRNRRPIAETIGRLLAETRAHAGVAIWPTGEQALANVLSLIDKARRYEARGALSFRGFVEWLELSAERGQGSEAPVIEEGTDGVRLMTVHGAKGLEFPVVILCEPGAPLETNRPSRFIDPDAGLWAQGLCGLMPYELLAHEDQIKAQDDAEVIRLGYVAATRARDLLVVPGIGDGPYPEERWSSIFHPAIYPEKQFRGVSQRASGCPDFKPDSVYQRPFGPDLLDRVPVKPGWHPELAGGAGAVWWSPADLELNRHERGGIRQQEILVADGEASAAKAAHQAWSEERKARLTRGATSGAHSRSVTQVAHAVEARAQGEPAPLAELSADAARALASKYFPEEILTLADAVRVEAPIARSSGRPRGARFGTLVHALLERTEFDTSAKGAANLASLAALLARQLGATERELLAARDACANALNHPLMRHAQTAEDVRREHSLSYVRPDGELWEGVVDLAFLADGAWCVVDFKTDVINDAPYAYRLQVAIYCHAISLATGKPTAGVLLGV, encoded by the coding sequence ATGAACGAGCTTGCGGATGCAGAAGCGCGGAGACGTATCCGCGAGGATTTAAAATCGAGCTTCGTCGTCGAGGCAGCCGCTGGCACCGGCAAGACGACGCAACTGGTCGAGCGCATCACCACGTTGGTTGAGTCCGGAACGACTCAGCTTTCACACATCGTGGCGTTGACGTTCACGGAGAAGGCGGCGGGCGAAATGAAGCTCAGGCTGCGTGCGGAACTCGAACGCAGACGCCAGCAGACTCAGAAGAACTCCATTCAGCGAACCAACCTAAATCATGCATTGGAGCAGCTGGAGACGGCGCACATCGCGACGATTCACGCGTTTTGCGCCGACTTGCTGCGCGAGCGCCCGATCGAAGCCGACGTCGATCCGGACTTCCAAGTCATCGACGCCGAGGCCACTCAAGAGCACTTGGAGCAGGTGTTCTCCCTGTGGTTCGAGCAGAATCTGGAGAGCCCACCAGAGGGTCTGCGACGCATGCTGCGCCGGAAGCCGCTGCGCCATGGCGAGAGTCCCCGAGAGCTAATCCTGTGGGCAGCGGCCACACTAATCGACCACCGTGACTTCCCCGGTGTCTGGCAAGCGCCGCCAGACTTTTCGCGGGAGCCCGCGCTATTGGAGATGCTCGCCCGCCTGCGCGACCTCGCGAGCATCGCTGACGTCGCCTACGAGCCGAACGCCTATTTGGTGCAAGGCTTGAGTGAGCTCGGACGCCGGATTGAGCGCGTGGCCCCGCGTGGCAGCCAAGACGTTGACTTCGACGCGCTGGAGGCTCTGTTCTCGGAGCTACCCCGTGCCCGTTTCCGCACGGGTAAGAGGGCCTGGTGGGAGTACGCCGGTTCACCCCGAGATGTCGCGCCGGATCTGTCGATTCAAGAGCTGCGCGAGCGGCGCGCGCAGCTGGTGCAAGAACTGAAAGCCCTGAATCGGCTGCTTGATGCAGATCTCGCGGCGAAGCTTCAGCACGCGCTAGAGCCCGTCGTGCTCGGCTACGTGCAGCGTCTGAACAGCGCCGGCGTGCTGGACTTCTTGGACCTATTGCGCAGCGTGCGCGATTTGTTGGTGCGCAACGACGAGGTGCGGCGCGAGCTTTCGAGTCGCTTTACTCACCTATTCGTTGACGAGTTCCAGGACACGGATCCACTCCAGGCGGAAATCCTGTTGCTTCTCGCGGCGGACGATCTTGCCGAGGTGCGGCCGTCGCACATCCGCCCAAAGGCCGGCAAGCTCTTCGTGGTTGGCGATCCCAAGCAAGCGATCTACCGCTTTCGGCGCGCGGACATCATGCTCTACGAGCGAGTGAAGGAGCAGCTCCTGGGGAGCGGCGCAGAGCTGCTTCACCTGAGCACGAGCTTCCGCTCCCGGCCTGCCATCCAGAGCCTTGTCAACCACTGCTTCTCCGAGAGAATGACCGGCGGCGAGACTCAGGCCAGCTACGTTGCTCTGCAAAATTTCCGCACAGAATCCACAGATCAACCCAGTGTCGTTGTGCTGCCGATCCCGGCGCCGTACCCGCACTGGACGGCGACCCCACGGGTCACCTTGGGCCAACTCGAAGCGAGCTTGCCCGACGCAGTGGGCGCCTACGTCGATTGGTTGGTCACACAGAGCGGCTGGATGGTCGACGCGCCCGGCGGCGCGCGCCCGATCGCGGCGCGCGACGTTTGCTGCCTGTTTCGACGCTTCGTCAACTTCGGCGAGGACGTGACTCGCCCGTACGTCCGTGCGCTGGAGGCCCGTCGCTTGCCCCACGTGCTCGTGGGCGGGCGCTCATTCCACGGACGCGAGGAGGTCATGGCGTTGCGCACGGCACTGCAGGCGATTGAGTGGCCCGACGACGAGCTGATGGTCTACGCGACGCTTCGCGGCGCCTTCTTCGCGCTCTCCGATTCAGAGCTACTCGAGTTCAAGGCATTCATCGGTTCGCTCGCCGGAGACCAGCAGCGCCTTGGACGCCTTCATCCCCTGCGCCGCACACCTCGGGAACGCTTGCCGGAGAGTATCCAGGCGGTGGCCGACTCGTTGGACATTCTTGGCTCACTCCACGTCAGTCGAAACCGACGCCCCATCGCGGAAACGATCGGGCGCCTGCTTGCGGAGACTCGGGCGCATGCAGGCGTTGCTATCTGGCCCACTGGAGAACAAGCCCTGGCGAACGTCTTGTCGCTCATCGACAAGGCGCGTCGCTACGAGGCCCGCGGGGCGCTCTCGTTTCGCGGTTTCGTCGAGTGGCTGGAGCTAAGCGCCGAACGCGGACAGGGAAGCGAAGCACCAGTCATCGAAGAGGGTACGGATGGGGTTCGCCTGATGACCGTACACGGCGCGAAAGGCCTCGAGTTCCCCGTCGTCATCCTCTGCGAGCCGGGCGCACCGCTGGAAACCAACCGCCCTTCGCGCTTCATCGACCCGGACGCGGGGCTGTGGGCCCAAGGCTTGTGCGGCCTGATGCCATATGAGCTGCTAGCGCACGAAGATCAGATCAAGGCGCAAGACGACGCAGAAGTGATCCGCCTCGGCTACGTCGCGGCCACGCGCGCTCGCGACTTGCTCGTGGTGCCTGGCATCGGCGATGGTCCCTACCCCGAGGAACGCTGGAGTAGCATCTTCCACCCAGCGATTTACCCCGAGAAACAGTTCCGCGGGGTATCACAACGCGCCTCCGGATGCCCGGATTTCAAGCCTGACAGCGTCTATCAGCGGCCGTTTGGCCCGGATCTCCTGGATCGAGTACCAGTCAAACCGGGTTGGCATCCGGAGCTCGCCGGGGGGGCGGGGGCGGTGTGGTGGTCGCCAGCGGATCTCGAGCTGAATCGCCACGAACGCGGGGGAATTCGCCAGCAAGAGATCTTGGTGGCCGACGGTGAAGCGAGCGCCGCCAAGGCCGCACATCAGGCGTGGTCCGAGGAACGGAAGGCACGTCTCACCCGAGGCGCGACGTCGGGCGCTCATTCGCGCAGCGTGACTCAGGTAGCACACGCCGTCGAGGCACGGGCCCAGGGCGAGCCGGCACCGCTTGCGGAACTGAGCGCCGACGCGGCGCGCGCCCTCGCCTCGAAATATTTCCCTGAAGAAATACTCACGCTGGCAGACGCTGTGCGGGTCGAGGCACCGATCGCGCGCAGCAGCGGACGACCTCGGGGTGCGCGCTTCGGCACGTTGGTCCACGCGCTCCTCGAGCGGACGGAGTTCGATACGTCTGCGAAGGGTGCGGCGAACCTGGCCTCGCTCGCGGCGCTCCTCGCCCGGCAGCTCGGGGCTACTGAGCGGGAACTGCTCGCAGCGCGAGACGCCTGCGCGAATGCATTGAACCACCCGCTGATGCGACACGCACAGACAGCCGAGGACGTGAGGCGCGAGCACTCCTTGAGCTACGTGCGTCCAGATGGCGAGCTCTGGGAAGGCGTGGTCGACTTGGCGTTCCTGGCCGATGGCGCTTGGTGCGTGGTGGACTTCAAGACGGATGTGATCAACGACGCGCCGTACGCCTATCGGCTGCAAGTCGCCATCTACTGTCACGCCATCAGCTTGGCGACGGGCAAACCGACAGCGGGGGTGCTGCTAGGGGTCTGA
- the nspC gene encoding carboxynorspermidine decarboxylase, giving the protein MPWAQPCDPGTDVSQVETPAYVIDLGKLRQNLEVLGRVQREAGCKILLALKGFAAWSTFSEVRKVLPGITASSPDEARLGKEEFGGEVHAYAPAYSEADFQELLPLVDHLVVNSPTQLRLFAARARARGIEVGLRVNPEHSEVKTALYDPCAPGSRLGTRRSALTPDLIELLDGLHFHTLCELGSDALERTLAAFEERFGEFIPKLKWVNFGGGHHITRPDYDVDLLIRLVKGFKERWNVNVYLEPGEAIGLNTGTLVASVLDIIPGEPPIAILDTSATAHMPDVLEMPYRAEIRGGARPGVLAHDFRLGGLTCLAGDVIGDYSFAEPLVVGSKLVFLDMAHYTMVKNTTFNGVRLPSIVLADGDARRVVRRFGYADYKHRLS; this is encoded by the coding sequence ATCCCCTGGGCTCAGCCCTGCGACCCTGGCACTGACGTCTCCCAGGTGGAGACGCCCGCCTACGTCATCGATCTGGGCAAGCTGAGACAAAACCTCGAAGTGCTCGGCCGCGTTCAACGCGAGGCCGGCTGCAAGATCTTGCTCGCGCTGAAGGGGTTCGCGGCGTGGTCCACCTTCAGTGAGGTCCGCAAGGTGCTGCCCGGCATCACGGCTAGCTCGCCGGACGAGGCGCGTCTCGGCAAAGAGGAATTTGGGGGGGAGGTGCATGCGTATGCTCCCGCCTACTCCGAAGCCGACTTTCAGGAGCTCTTGCCGTTGGTGGACCACCTGGTGGTCAACTCGCCGACTCAGCTCCGGCTTTTCGCCGCGCGGGCTCGCGCGCGGGGCATTGAAGTGGGTCTGCGGGTGAACCCGGAGCACTCGGAGGTGAAGACGGCACTCTACGATCCGTGTGCTCCAGGTTCGCGCCTCGGTACGCGCCGCAGCGCCCTCACCCCCGACCTCATCGAACTCCTGGACGGGCTCCACTTCCACACGCTGTGCGAGCTAGGCTCCGACGCCCTCGAGCGCACGCTGGCCGCTTTCGAGGAGCGCTTCGGCGAGTTCATTCCCAAGCTCAAATGGGTGAATTTCGGGGGAGGGCACCACATCACGCGCCCTGACTACGACGTCGACTTGCTGATCCGCCTGGTCAAGGGCTTCAAAGAGCGCTGGAACGTCAACGTCTACCTCGAACCGGGGGAGGCGATCGGGCTCAACACCGGAACGCTGGTGGCGTCGGTGCTGGACATCATCCCAGGTGAGCCCCCGATCGCGATTCTCGATACTTCCGCCACGGCCCACATGCCGGACGTGCTCGAGATGCCTTACCGTGCGGAAATAAGAGGCGGGGCGCGTCCTGGTGTGCTCGCACACGACTTTCGCCTTGGAGGGCTGACCTGCCTGGCCGGAGACGTGATCGGAGACTACTCCTTCGCGGAGCCATTGGTCGTCGGCTCCAAGCTCGTGTTCCTCGACATGGCCCACTACACGATGGTGAAGAACACCACGTTCAATGGTGTCCGCTTGCCAAGTATCGTCCTCGCGGATGGGGACGCTCGCCGCGTGGTCCGTCGCTTCGGGTACGCCGACTACAAGCACCGCCTCAGCTAG